The stretch of DNA TTCGACTTCAGCCCCACGGATTGCTTCGTCATCGTATCCGTATCCTGCGCGATAAATCGCGGCCCGAGAATGCGAATGATGCCGCCGATGATCGGCACGAACCGCATCACGTTCCACGCCGCGCAAAAATCCAGCCGGCACAGATCGCGCCGGATCGGCGTCACCACCGCGCGGCTCGAAAACCACAGCTTCCCCGTGCGCACTTGCTCGAATCGGTAGCTCGGTAGCGTGAAATCGATCGTCGTCGTCACCGGTTCGCCGGTGAATAGCTTCAGCACTTTATACGGCAGGCTATTCGACGAAGGCGTGTGCGGGCTCATGCGAAATCCATCGGCGATGGGCTCGAAGCGTTTGTGTTTCTCGTGAATGCTGCGCCGGCTGCGCCACCACCACGACTGATGCACAAACGGCCCGTGCGCCGGATCCATCAATCCAATCACGCCATGATCAACGTGCACCGGCATCTCCGCCGAAAGATGCGCGATGCTGTAGCTTCCGCCGAATTTCGGCAGCTCCGGCGCCGCAATGGGTGCTTGCTCGATGCGCGGCGAATTCGGCGCGCTCATGTAAACCCAGATGTACCCGTCGCGCTCCTCGCAAGGATAAGCGCCCGCGTAGATGCGGTCGGCGCGCAATTTCGCATCTGCTGTCAGCGACGGAATTTCGCGGCACTGCCCCGTGTGCGCCTCGAATTTCCATCCGTGATAGCTGCACTCCACCGCTTCGCCGTCGAATTGCCCGCAGGAAAGTGGCATGCCGCGATGCGGGCAGACGTCGCGCAGCGCAAATGGCCGCGCTTGCGCATCGCGCCCAATCACCAGCGGAACTTCCAGCAGCGTCGCGCGCGTCAGCCTCCGCCCGCGCACTTGCCGCGACCGCAGCGCCGGATACCAAAAATCCCACAGCATTCCCAGGTCTTGTTCTTTAGCATCGCCGCGCGGAGTTTCGCTCATAGGCAGGAGCCGTATCGTAGTACACCCCTCGCCCCTCGGCAACCCGCCCCGTTGCAAGCACGCTCACGCCAACTTTTTCGCAAACTTCTCCGCGGGTGCGTTCGTGCGGACTCACGATCTGCTTGCTGCATTCAACAAATATGGTTAGGTTGGGCACGCCGCAACCGGAGCGACCCGCACTTAAATCTGTCATTCCGAGGAGCGTTCTTCGCGACGAGAAATCTGCAGTTGTGGCACAGGCTTGCCCGCCGAGGCGAGCTCTTAGCCTGTGCTCCCTTGCCTTCGTAGGGGCGGGGCTTGTTTACCCTGAGGAACGAAGGGCCCCGCCCGCGCTTGCACGCCTGGGCGTGCGACTCCCCGAGTCGCGTCCCGTTTTTCGT from Candidatus Acidiferrales bacterium encodes:
- a CDS encoding Rieske (2Fe-2S) protein, translated to MSETPRGDAKEQDLGMLWDFWYPALRSRQVRGRRLTRATLLEVPLVIGRDAQARPFALRDVCPHRGMPLSCGQFDGEAVECSYHGWKFEAHTGQCREIPSLTADAKLRADRIYAGAYPCEERDGYIWVYMSAPNSPRIEQAPIAAPELPKFGGSYSIAHLSAEMPVHVDHGVIGLMDPAHGPFVHQSWWWRSRRSIHEKHKRFEPIADGFRMSPHTPSSNSLPYKVLKLFTGEPVTTTIDFTLPSYRFEQVRTGKLWFSSRAVVTPIRRDLCRLDFCAAWNVMRFVPIIGGIIRILGPRFIAQDTDTMTKQSVGLKSNPSLMLIDDADRPAKWYFQLKAAHLEAKGTGAQPPHPMNGPVELRWRS